One window of the Conexibacter sp. SYSU D00693 genome contains the following:
- a CDS encoding peroxiredoxin, with translation MASGPQVGDDAPDFELPGTDGPFRLADHRGERVVLLFYPGDGTPVCTRQFCSYRDDSEEMAALDATVVGISHQDLDSHERFRDKHRLTVPLLADAGKVVARLYGVTAPVLGTRRAVFVVDEAGVVRHRAVHALGLDFADADDLREVLAALPRAA, from the coding sequence ATGGCCTCTGGACCGCAGGTGGGCGACGACGCCCCGGACTTCGAGCTGCCCGGCACGGACGGGCCCTTCCGCCTCGCCGACCACCGCGGCGAGCGGGTGGTGCTGCTCTTCTACCCCGGCGACGGGACGCCGGTGTGCACCCGGCAGTTCTGCTCCTACCGCGACGACTCCGAGGAGATGGCGGCACTCGACGCCACCGTCGTCGGGATCTCGCACCAGGACCTCGACAGCCACGAGCGCTTTCGCGACAAGCACCGCCTGACGGTGCCGCTGCTCGCCGACGCCGGGAAGGTCGTCGCGCGGCTCTACGGCGTCACGGCGCCGGTGCTCGGCACCCGCCGCGCCGTCTTCGTCGTCGACGAGGCGGGCGTGGTCCGCCACCGCGCGGTCCACGCCCTGGGCCTCGACTTCGCCGACGCCGACGACCTCAGGGAGGTCCTGGCGGCGCTCCCCCGCGCCGCCTAG
- a CDS encoding neutral/alkaline non-lysosomal ceramidase N-terminal domain-containing protein — protein sequence MGRRGRLRAALAALVSVTATAAVIAPPAPAQLRAGAASADLTPPVGTPMFAYTARSRIANPANLPTVLQLVADPGAGLYAKTFVASEGIHTRVRARALVLERDGRLFAMAQADLGGLPYAMTQEVLRRVRGSGITGERLLLSATHTHSSTGPIWPLDNLGYALLGGDLLDPRVFDLTAQGIAEALLRAKGRLAPAQLGVGTTELRGASRNRASRAHDRNEDLPADPAERARGRIDPTVTVVRVDDREGRPIAAWSNFAVHPTSFDADNLLFSGDNAGTAARAVEAGMAAEGGGSPAADGAPVNVWTNGAQGDVSPDGDPGPADVAEGDTAKVDLAGRRTAEGILRAWRAAADRRTATPALEARRTFLAFDGTPAGGSPVGPVPALGAGGIFLGDGTCAPVDGLAGPGQGEKLPFLAAPGLAPSTVPLSLWRVGGLAVAGLPSEVTKQMGQRIRAGLQAAAGARVDRVALAGLTNGYISYTATPEEYGACGYEGSFTLFGKQQGRRLLDGARALVEPVLTGAPAPAGAPEPLPTGLATPLRLPAPTTPQAGRVVREPVQEARRGERVTFAWRGGAPALDAPRGATLVRLERRVGDSWRTEATDDGPQDTTRLVRGTWTETLQLDACQPLGTYRLRATGRADRGRGVAPYTATSRPFVVRALALDADPVQVSPRGVVTVRARYPDPGAGALLAQERFVTTGRARLRVDPRGRARARTVVARPKAAKGTLEVRVGRRARVRLLGVRDGCGNATGGQR from the coding sequence ATGGGTCGCAGGGGGAGGCTGCGCGCGGCGCTTGCGGCGCTCGTGAGCGTGACGGCGACGGCGGCGGTGATCGCGCCGCCAGCACCGGCGCAGCTGCGCGCCGGCGCCGCCTCCGCCGACCTCACCCCGCCGGTCGGCACGCCGATGTTCGCCTACACCGCGCGCTCGCGGATCGCCAACCCGGCGAACCTGCCGACGGTCCTGCAGCTCGTCGCCGACCCGGGCGCCGGGCTGTACGCGAAGACGTTCGTCGCGTCGGAGGGCATCCACACGCGCGTGCGCGCGCGGGCGCTGGTGCTCGAGCGCGACGGGCGGCTGTTCGCCATGGCCCAGGCCGACCTCGGCGGGTTGCCGTACGCGATGACGCAGGAGGTGCTGCGGCGCGTGCGGGGGTCGGGCATCACCGGGGAGCGGCTGCTGCTGTCGGCGACGCACACGCACTCGTCGACCGGGCCGATCTGGCCGCTGGACAACCTCGGCTACGCGCTGCTGGGCGGTGACCTGCTCGACCCGCGGGTCTTCGACCTCACCGCGCAGGGGATCGCGGAGGCGCTGCTGCGCGCGAAGGGGCGGCTGGCGCCGGCGCAGCTCGGGGTGGGGACGACCGAGCTGCGGGGCGCGTCGCGCAACCGGGCGTCGAGGGCCCACGACCGCAACGAGGACCTGCCCGCCGACCCGGCCGAGCGGGCGCGGGGGCGGATTGACCCGACGGTGACGGTGGTCCGCGTCGACGACCGGGAGGGCCGGCCGATCGCCGCGTGGTCGAACTTCGCCGTGCACCCGACGAGCTTCGACGCCGACAACCTGCTCTTCTCGGGCGACAACGCCGGGACCGCGGCGCGGGCGGTGGAGGCGGGCATGGCCGCCGAGGGCGGCGGCTCGCCCGCGGCGGACGGCGCGCCGGTCAACGTGTGGACCAACGGGGCGCAGGGCGACGTCTCGCCCGACGGTGATCCCGGACCCGCCGACGTCGCCGAGGGCGACACGGCGAAGGTGGACCTCGCGGGCCGCCGCACCGCCGAGGGCATCCTGCGCGCCTGGCGGGCGGCGGCCGACCGGCGGACCGCGACGCCCGCCCTCGAGGCGCGCCGCACCTTCCTGGCCTTCGACGGCACCCCGGCGGGCGGCTCCCCGGTCGGCCCGGTCCCGGCGCTCGGCGCCGGCGGGATCTTCCTGGGCGACGGCACCTGCGCGCCGGTCGACGGCCTGGCCGGCCCGGGGCAGGGGGAGAAGCTGCCGTTCCTCGCCGCGCCCGGCCTGGCGCCCTCCACGGTGCCGCTGTCGCTCTGGCGCGTCGGCGGCCTGGCCGTCGCCGGGCTGCCCTCGGAGGTCACGAAGCAGATGGGCCAGCGCATCCGCGCGGGGCTGCAGGCCGCCGCGGGCGCTCGGGTGGACCGCGTCGCCCTCGCCGGCCTCACCAACGGCTACATCTCCTACACCGCGACCCCGGAGGAGTACGGGGCCTGCGGGTACGAGGGCTCGTTCACGCTGTTCGGCAAGCAGCAGGGCCGGCGCCTGCTCGACGGCGCCCGCGCGCTGGTCGAGCCGGTCCTGACCGGCGCGCCCGCGCCCGCCGGAGCGCCGGAGCCGCTGCCGACGGGACTCGCCACGCCGCTGCGCCTGCCCGCCCCGACGACGCCGCAGGCCGGCCGCGTGGTCCGCGAGCCCGTGCAGGAGGCCCGCCGCGGCGAGCGCGTGACCTTCGCCTGGCGCGGCGGGGCGCCCGCGCTGGACGCGCCGCGCGGCGCGACGCTCGTCCGGCTCGAGCGGCGCGTCGGGGACAGCTGGAGGACCGAGGCGACCGACGACGGTCCGCAGGACACGACGCGCCTGGTGCGCGGGACGTGGACCGAGACGCTGCAGCTCGACGCCTGCCAGCCGCTCGGGACCTACCGGCTGCGGGCGACCGGTCGCGCCGACCGCGGCCGCGGCGTCGCGCCCTACACGGCGACCTCGCGGCCCTTCGTGGTGCGGGCGCTCGCGCTCGACGCCGACCCGGTGCAGGTGAGCCCCCGCGGCGTCGTCACCGTCCGCGCGCGCTACCCCGACCCCGGTGCCGGCGCCCTGCTGGCCCAGGAGCGCTTCGTCACCACGGGTCGCGCGCGCCTGCGCGTCGACCCGCGCGGACGGGCACGCGCCCGCACCGTCGTCGCCCGGCCCAAGGCGGCCAAGGGGACGCTCGAGGTCCGCGTCGGGCGTCGCGCCCGCGTACGGCTGCTCGGCGTCCGCGACGGCTGCGGCAACGCGACCGGCGGTCAGCGGTAG
- a CDS encoding Ig-like domain-containing protein, translating into MRHLVALLVVLAVMVAAGGAHPDRAAAAEPGVVLVGGAAAGSPQALGALQSSGARWARVFLFWHGVEPARGQLDDGVLAAYDGIVDQVRAQGKRLVLVVTGAPAWASGADDVITPPRDPDDYASFIGRLAARWKGKVDAFEVWNEQDEGRFWKGGPDPAGYTRLLRGAHAAVKRADPSATVVLGGMVGNDYGFLEKVYAAGGKGAFDAVGVHTDTACNRTAPDQYYREADGRIGRFSFLGYREVKKVMLAQGDDKPIWMTELGWSSTSARCDVGAGAGTVAGGVPAQQQADFLRLAYNCLAQDDAVQVGIWFSLSDDTQADTPEGRFGLTSFGFSPKPAWEAFRTVASDGPNLNRACGDFGGPTIGRTTPVPGTFFYGPLRMSLAATDPQGIARLRILADGRTVRSFNGTSGSITWQGAKRLSPGTHTITFVAFDNNGNESRSQVRVTKPGSGKWRSLRTSLGLTLGRPRGTARTVNLRIASVPVVQGLPGKVRLVAQRRIKGRWRMQYRIDKPASRTLTAVSRTWVRGRWRVRASYRRTGPFRASTTAWKTFTVR; encoded by the coding sequence GTGCGCCATCTCGTCGCTCTCCTCGTCGTCCTCGCGGTGATGGTCGCCGCGGGCGGCGCCCACCCCGACCGGGCCGCTGCCGCGGAGCCCGGCGTCGTCCTCGTGGGCGGCGCGGCCGCCGGGTCGCCCCAGGCCCTCGGCGCGCTGCAGTCCAGCGGCGCGCGCTGGGCGCGCGTCTTCCTGTTCTGGCACGGCGTCGAGCCCGCGCGCGGCCAGCTCGACGACGGGGTGCTCGCCGCCTACGACGGCATCGTCGACCAGGTCCGCGCACAGGGCAAGCGGCTCGTGCTGGTGGTCACGGGCGCGCCGGCGTGGGCCTCCGGCGCCGACGACGTCATCACGCCCCCGCGCGACCCCGACGACTACGCGTCCTTCATCGGGCGCCTCGCGGCGCGCTGGAAGGGCAAGGTCGACGCCTTCGAGGTCTGGAACGAGCAGGACGAGGGGCGCTTCTGGAAGGGCGGCCCCGACCCCGCGGGCTACACGCGGCTGCTGCGCGGCGCCCACGCCGCCGTCAAGCGCGCCGACCCATCGGCCACCGTCGTGCTCGGCGGCATGGTCGGCAACGACTACGGCTTCCTGGAGAAGGTCTACGCCGCCGGCGGCAAGGGCGCCTTCGACGCGGTGGGCGTGCACACCGACACGGCGTGCAACCGCACCGCGCCCGACCAGTACTACCGCGAGGCCGACGGGCGCATCGGCCGCTTCTCGTTCCTCGGCTACCGCGAGGTCAAGAAGGTCATGCTCGCCCAGGGCGACGACAAGCCGATCTGGATGACCGAGCTCGGCTGGTCCTCGACGAGCGCGCGCTGCGACGTCGGCGCCGGCGCCGGGACCGTCGCGGGCGGCGTCCCGGCCCAGCAGCAGGCCGACTTCCTGCGCCTGGCCTACAACTGCCTGGCCCAGGACGACGCGGTCCAGGTCGGCATCTGGTTCTCGCTGTCGGACGACACGCAGGCCGACACGCCGGAGGGGCGCTTCGGCCTGACCTCGTTCGGCTTCTCGCCCAAGCCGGCGTGGGAGGCGTTCCGCACCGTCGCGAGCGACGGCCCGAACCTCAACCGGGCCTGCGGCGACTTCGGCGGGCCGACGATCGGCCGCACGACGCCGGTGCCGGGGACGTTCTTCTACGGGCCCCTGCGCATGAGCCTCGCCGCGACCGACCCGCAGGGCATCGCGCGGCTGCGGATCCTCGCCGACGGCAGGACCGTGCGGTCCTTCAACGGCACGAGCGGCTCGATCACCTGGCAGGGCGCCAAGCGGTTGTCGCCGGGCACGCACACGATCACCTTCGTGGCCTTCGACAACAACGGCAACGAGTCGCGCTCGCAGGTCCGGGTGACCAAGCCGGGCAGCGGCAAGTGGCGCTCGCTGCGCACGTCGCTGGGCCTGACGCTCGGCCGCCCGCGGGGGACGGCCCGCACGGTCAACCTGCGGATCGCGTCGGTGCCGGTCGTCCAGGGCCTGCCGGGCAAGGTGCGCCTCGTCGCGCAGCGGCGCATCAAGGGCAGGTGGCGGATGCAGTACCGCATCGACAAGCCCGCCTCCCGCACCCTCACGGCGGTCAGCCGGACGTGGGTGCGCGGCCGGTGGCGCGTGCGCGCGTCGTACCGGCGCACCGGCCCGTTCCGGGCGTCGACGACGGCCTGGAAGACGTTCACGGTGCGGTAG